Proteins found in one Triticum urartu cultivar G1812 chromosome 4, Tu2.1, whole genome shotgun sequence genomic segment:
- the LOC125553495 gene encoding pectinesterase-like, giving the protein MMMMMIIVLGMATATTASTSRGMPSWVMPEDGPLLLTASPPVDAVVAKDGSGDHDTISAAVAAAPPGEARYIIYIKEGLYQEKVEVLHRSNVMLIGDGAARTVITGNESNRTLGTPCTATVSAQREGIIIRDVTIQNTAGPEAKQAVALLSNSNKSVFYRCQILGFQDTLLAENFLQFYKECEIAGTVDFIWGAATAVFQDCALLARRPGIMQQNVLTGQGRNGADSASGFTFQGCNVTTREDLRGVETYLGRPWQPYARVIFIHCYMDAIVHPLGWLSWDNKKINVTTTTRTVFFAEFENQGPGADVRGRVNWAGFHNIKKASKAAKFTVNNFIDGRAWLPETGVPYKGGALMIYISPLNPVMYVLSILAIGVRTIYRSIGSRDPPAILSYRMYTRIMRTRDVLLCVEGEPPYIYIYIYIYIYIYIYILSVGVSL; this is encoded by the exons atgatgatgatgatgatcattgTGCTTGGAATGGCGACGGCCACCACAGCAAGCACCAGCCGCGGTATGCCCAGCTGGGTGATGCCGGAAGACGGACCTCTGCTCCTGACGGCGTCCCCACCGGTGGATGCTGTGGTTGCCAAAGATGGTAGCGGGGATCATGACACCATCAGTGCGGCTGTGGCGGCAGCACCGCCAGGGGAGGCTAGGTACATCATCTACATCAAGGAAGGATTGTACCAGGAGAAGGTTGAAGTGCTCCACCGGAGCAATGTGATGCTCATCGGAGATGGCGCTGCTCGAACAGTGATTACCGGCAACGAAAGCAATCGAACTCTAGGCACCCCATGCACGGCCACAGTCA GCGCACAACGGGAAGGCATCATCATTCGAGACGTGACCATACAGAACACAGCGGGGCCGGAGGCAAAACAAGCCGTGGCCCTTCTGTCCAACTCCAACAAATCCGTATTTTACCGCTGCCAGATCCTGGGTTTCCAGGACACCTTGCTAGCCGAGAACTTTCTGCAATTTTACAAGGAATGTGAAATCGCGGGGACGGTGGACTTCATCTGGGGGGCTGCAACCGCAGTGTTCCAAGATTGTGCCCTTCTCGCGCGCCGCCCGGGCATCATGCAGCAGAATGTGTTGACTGGCCAGGGACGCAACGGAGCCGACAGTGCCTCGGGGTTCACGTTTCAGGGATGCAACGTGACGACGCGCGAGGACCTCCGCGGCGTCGAGACGTATCTCGGGCGCCCATGGCAGCCGTATGCCCGGGTAATCTTCATCCACTGCTACATGGACGCCATAGTGCACCCCTTAGGGTGGTTGTCCTGGGACAATAAGAAGATTAACGTCACTACTACCACGCGCACTGTCTTCTTCGCTGAGTTCGAGAACCAGGGTCCTGGAGCCGACGTGCGCGGGCGCGTCAACTGGGCTGGCTTCCACAACATAAAAAAGGCGTCCAAGGCGGCCAAGTTTACTGTGAACAACTTCATCGATGGCCGCGCCTGGCTGCCGGAGACCGGCGTCCCGTACAAGGGGGGGGCTCTGATGATATATATAAGTCCCCTAAATCCTGTTATGTATGTGCTCTCTATCCTAGCAATCGGAGTACGTACGATTTATAGATCGATCGGGTCAAGAGATCCACCCGCGATCCTATCCTACCGTATGTATACCAGGATCATGAGGACGCGTGACGTCCTGCTGTGTGTGGAAGGAGaaccaccatatatatatatatatatatatatatatatatatatatatatatatattctaagTGTGGGTGTGTCTCTCTGA